The following is a genomic window from Gemmatimonadota bacterium.
ATCGCAGATTCAGTTCTGGCCGGGGAGGCAGTATGACGCCCGGACTAAGACGGAGCCGGGGCCGCGAACTTTGCGTCCACCTCGCCGAGCAGATCGCCAACATCGCACCACCGGGCATCGGCAACTGGGGCGGAGCGTGGGGGATCGTCGGCGATGCTGACGCCGAGTTCATGGTCGCTCTGTTCGAGTGGGAGCGCACTGGCGACGACGCTGTCCAGATTCGAGTCCGTGAAGGTTACGACCGAGTGCTCGACGCCTGGCGTGAAGCCTCACGCCAGTACGAGCGGGAGACGGCATGAACGTCCTCGCACTCGACATCGTGAGCCGAACCGGCGGCGGGGTCTGCGCATGAAGGCCGTGAACAAGCTCTCCTTGGCCGACCTACCGGGGCGGGCTGATCCATGACACTCGCGGACCTGCGTGCCCAGATCGAAAGTCACGCGCCAGGAAGCCTGATCCCACGCGATTGGCTAGTCGATCAGCTCGCCGAAATTGCAGGCGATGATGCCAGCGTGGAAAGTTGGGTCGACACGGAACGTGCTGCCGAGATCACGGGCGATACGCCGGAACAGTTGAGGCACCGGGCGGTGACCTGGCGGGGTATGCCGAACCCCACGATCAGGGTCACCAAGAACGACAATCACAACAATCTTTCCCGGTGGCTGTTTGCCGAGGAGGACTGCTGGACGTACGCTCGCACGAAGGGCGTCGCTGGACCCCAGCAGCCCGTGACTGAGCACGCCGACTCGGACGACACCGACGCGATCGCCGACGGCTGCCTCGAACGGATCGTGCCCAATCTATGAGCCAGTATCGTCGTTGCCCCGAGTGCAGAAAACGGAACTCCGCCGAGGCCGAGACCTGCTCGGCGTGCGGCTATCGGTTCCTCTGGCGGCGGTCGTTCGGCCGGAAAGGCTACAACCGGGTCACAGTCTACGAACGTGACCCCGGCGGACCGCTGCAACTCCTGTACTGGGACCGAGACGGAGCGCGCCGGGAGAGCCTGACGAACCTCGATGGAGTGCCGATCTTCGACAGAGCGGACGCCGAGTTGATCGCGCGCCGCATTTCCGACGGGATCGAGCAGGCACGTCGATCCAAGGCGACGACGCTCAACCAACTCGTCGGGACGCCCGAGCGGCACACGGTCGGTGAGTTGTTCGCCCAACTCCACACCGACCGCGCTGACGAATGGTCGAAGAAGTGGGCGAGGGACCAGCGTCGGTACCGACAGTTCTGGGAGACAACGCTCCGTCGGCGCACTGACATCACCGAAGTCACCCCTGCGCTCGTGGCGCGAATCGTCGTCAGGGAAGCAAGGGCGAAACGCTGGTCGCAGAAAACACAGAATCACTACCTGAACAGCGCGGTCGAGACGTGGGGGTACGCGGTTGTCCACCTCAAGTGGCTGGCACCGAAACACGGCCTTGAAGCCGTACGTCGTCACAGCATCCACGTCGACAACACCGAGATCGCTTATGAGACTGCAGAGGCTCACGCGGTTTTGGCAGAGCTACCCGATGTCGACTTGAGAGCCGCCGTCGTCGGCGAACTGAGCTACGTCGGTGGCCGGCGCCTAAACGCGATCATGACCTTGCCGATCTCGTGCTACCGGACCGAGACACGCATCGTACCGACGGAGTCAGGGCGGGTGTCCGTGGACTTTGGGGTCTTGACCTTCCCGGCGGAGACGGACAAAGCATCGAAGCGCGGCGAGGTCTATCTCTTCGGGCCGCCGAAGTCGCTGATCGAGGAACTGATCGCCAGCCCGCTCTGCCAGGCAAGCGGATTGGTCTTTCCTCGAGGTGATGATCTACAGGCAGTTGAACGGGTGGAGCTTCCCCAGACGGACAAGAAGCTCCGCCGGGCTCTGCGCGAGGCTGAACAACTCGCCGGCGTGCCGGAAGTGAGGGGCCGATCGTTCCACGCCTTCAACCGCACGTTCGCGACGGACGCTGAAGATCCCCGCGCGGCGAGCAGCCAGAGCGGCAAGACCGAAGAGACGATGCGCCGCATCTACCGGCAGCCGAAGCCGGCAGAGAAAGCCGCGCTCGCGATGCAGCTCGATGGCTTGAGGAGAGAAGCATGACCCGGACCCGAGGAGCAGACCCTTTGGGTCCTCGCGGCCTCACACGCGCTGGCGGTCATCGAAAAATCCAAAGATCCGGGGTCAACCTGCACACCAACCTGCACAGTGATATCACAACGAAAGCGGGCCACCGCCACTAAGACGATGGCCCGCTATGGCTTGCGCGTGTTGCGCAAGCAGTGGAGGCGGCGGGAGTCGAACCCGCGTCCGCACTTGGGTCCAGCGGAGTCTCTACGTGCATAGATCACTGCTTTGTCTCACCTCGGGCGGTCAGTGATCAACCGACCCCGCGGCCAGCCGCCTAAAATCTCATCCCCCGGCCCGGCGACGAAACCGGGGGACCAGCTCGACTTATCGTCGCCTCAAGGACCGCCTCGAGCGGGCGATCAAGGAGACGGGCACGTAAGAAAGCTTACGCAGCCAGCGCCAGGTTGTTGTTGGCAGCTAAAATTATTCCCGAATATTTACGAGGATCAGGACCTCGGCACGCTACTCCACGTTCACCAAACACGTCGAAACCGGGACGCCCCCGATGATGTGGATGGGTCTGTCAAACATCCTTGGAATGAAAGCTACGCGAAATGCAGGGTCTCGGTCCACCCGCGGCCGCAGCCCCAGCGGTTGCGCGGCCTATACTAGAGCTTCGGCCCTATGCTCCGTGAGGTAACCTTCGAGGAGTATCTCGACGTCCTCGAGCTTGCTCGCTTGGAAGAGCTCAGTGCGGAGTTGTCTGCCGTCTGGCAGTCCTTTGGTATACCAGCCGAGGTGTTTTCGGAAGTCGATGATCGCCCGTTCGGGGTTCCGCTCGAAGGCGATCGCGTTCCTCGCGTGTTCGAGGCAGATCTCGAAGCGCTCTTCGATATCCGGATCGCTTGGCACGGGGTCTCCGTCCAGCGCTGCGCGAGCCTGTGAGAAGAGCCAGGGATCTCCGTGCGACCCCCTGGCGATCATGATTCCGGCGCATCCGGTTTCGTCACGCATGCGTCGAGCGTCCTCGCCCGTTCGGATATCGCCGTTCCCGATCACCGGGATATCGAGCGCCTCGGTGACGGCACGGATCTCATCCCAGCGCGCCTCGCCGCTGTACATGTCGGCGCGCGTCCGCGGGTGGATGCACAACGCCTGTGCCCCAGCGTCCTGACAGCGGAGGCCGATGCCGACGGGATCCCGCGTCTGCTCGTCGAAACCGCTG
Proteins encoded in this region:
- a CDS encoding zinc ribbon domain-containing protein, with translation MSQYRRCPECRKRNSAEAETCSACGYRFLWRRSFGRKGYNRVTVYERDPGGPLQLLYWDRDGARRESLTNLDGVPIFDRADAELIARRISDGIEQARRSKATTLNQLVGTPERHTVGELFAQLHTDRADEWSKKWARDQRRYRQFWETTLRRRTDITEVTPALVARIVVREARAKRWSQKTQNHYLNSAVETWGYAVVHLKWLAPKHGLEAVRRHSIHVDNTEIAYETAEAHAVLAELPDVDLRAAVVGELSYVGGRRLNAIMTLPISCYRTETRIVPTESGRVSVDFGVLTFPAETDKASKRGEVYLFGPPKSLIEELIASPLCQASGLVFPRGDDLQAVERVELPQTDKKLRRALREAEQLAGVPEVRGRSFHAFNRTFATDAEDPRAASSQSGKTEETMRRIYRQPKPAEKAALAMQLDGLRREA
- the dusB gene encoding tRNA dihydrouridine synthase DusB, encoding MSTDVVALLSGPDTPLYLAPQAGVSESPFRRLCRRHGADVVVSEFVSAAGIVMNSPRSRDYLRFEEEERPIGIQIFGSDPAMMRDAAAFVGETYGPDFIDINFGCPVKKVVKRQGGSGCLKDLDLLQTLVRAVDDATSLPTTVKIRSGFDEQTRDPVGIGLRCQDAGAQALCIHPRTRADMYSGEARWDEIRAVTEALDIPVIGNGDIRTGEDARRMRDETGCAGIMIARGSHGDPWLFSQARAALDGDPVPSDPDIEERFEICLEHARNAIAFERNPERAIIDFRKHLGWYTKGLPDGRQLRTELFQASKLEDVEILLEGYLTEHRAEALV